The following are encoded in a window of Nibricoccus aquaticus genomic DNA:
- a CDS encoding YezD family protein encodes MSSPATKSPAILGSVPDWLDIVRNKVEGLSFGVVQIVVHDRKVTQIERTEKTRLDSSATDSLRRRENY; translated from the coding sequence ATGTCTTCTCCTGCCACTAAATCACCCGCCATCCTTGGTTCCGTCCCTGACTGGCTCGATATCGTTCGCAACAAAGTCGAAGGCCTCAGCTTTGGGGTCGTTCAGATAGTCGTCCACGACCGAAAAGTCACGCAGATCGAGCGTACTGAAAAGACGCGTCTCGATAGCTCTGCGACCGATTCCCTGCGC